TGGTCGGCAAGCATCTATTGTAGTCCCCCTTTCATAGTTAACGTATACATACCTGTCTCTTTTCGACCTTGGGAACGGAACATGCCATAAGGGTACATATTGGCACACCATTGCCAGTGCAGGAGCAACTATTGCAGTCTTCCTTCCTAAAAAAATGATAATCAAAACAAAATAGATTTAGCTGAATTGGTTTTAATGACTGGTATGTAGAATGGGACCTGACACAAGTAAGCAATATGTGGATTCCTTGTTGTTAATGTGGAGGTTATTCGCCTTCCATTGCCACCACTAATGTTAACTGTGGGCTCCTCAAACAGATTCAACTTGTCCAAGCCAGTGCTCAGAGAAATCTAACCCCATCCACTTCTTTGAAACGCAAGGCGGGATTGAGATCGAGTGCTCAAGGAATGGATCCCCACTTGTTATAATGTAACGTATCATACGATCAAGTGTAGCCTGGTAATACAGCAGTTTTCAAAGGAAAAAGTCAAGATTATCTTAAAGCTTAGCTTAAAAGCGAACATTTCccctgaaccccccccccccctcacccctCTCCTTCGTAAGATAAACCAGACTTCTACAGTTAATTTGGAGTACCAGCGGATCAAAAACCAAACTACTTAGGTTTAAAAGCATCACAGTTCTTGAGAACaaccaggaaaataaaaaaaacatgaccTGGAGAGCAAAAATAAACCAGGAATAACAACGCGTGCCGATATAGTTTTGTAACTACTCCATcgaaaaaaagtttaaaattttcTCTTAtgtaagttcaattttcaacttTCTGAGAGGAGTAGGCCTAAAAAAGCTTCAGTTAGGGTGTTTATAATTACCAGTCTTCTCCGGGTGTGCACGACGGTACATCATGAATCACCTGGCGTGTTTCAGGCCGTGCATGCACAGCCACCAAGGTaaagaggcagaagtagagagAGAACATCTTGTTTCTGTGGTGCGACACGGTTGACGGTTTTATGGGAAGTAAACGCAGGAACCTGATGGTTATATTGACACCAATGTGACATCAGTAAGGCTTATCCATACTTCAAGTATATTTATTTCGTTATTTGCATAAATTGTGCGTTTATCATAGCATGTTTGCTTCTGTTGACGTATTATTTGATTAAGACTAGGCGAACCTGTCCACAGACAGAAGGTTCCATCATAGAAACTTTGATGGGCCTACTGATGCatctatgacatgtatgatgatcATCACCAACCATGGTTTTCACTCGGATCCCATCACATATTCTATGATGGCccgtggtagattctatgatggcccatggtagattctatgatggcccatggtagattctatgatggcccatggtagattctatgatggcccatggtagattctatgatggcccatggtagattctatgatggcccatggtagattctatgatggcccatggtagattctttgatggcccatggtagattcattgatggccaatggtagattctatgatggccaatggtagattctatgatggcccatggtagattctttcatggcccatggtagattctatgatggccaatggtagattctatgatggcccatggtagattctatgatggcccatggtagattatatgatggcccatggtagattctatgatggtccatggtagattctttgatggcccatggtagattcattgatggccaatggtagattctatgatggccaatggtagattctatgatggcccatggtagattctttcatggcccatggtagattctatgatggccaatggtagattctatgatggcccatggtagattctatgatggcccatggtagattatatgatggcccatggtagattctatgatggcccatggtagattctatgatggcccatggtagattctttgatggcccatggtagattctatgatggcccatggtagattctttgatggcccatggtagattctatgatggcccatggtagattctatgatggccaatggtagattctatgatggccaattgtagattctatgatggcccatggtagattctatgatggcccatggtagattctatgatggcccatggtagattcattgatggcccatggtagattcattgatggcccatggtagattctatgatggcccatggtagattctatgatggcccatggtagattctatgatggcccatggtagattctatgatggcgaACATTCACCATCGCTCGGGTTTGGTCTTATGTCTAAATCCCGTCCAGCTGAAAACATTAGGGATGGCCACTATGTATGCATCCTTTGAACAACAACCAGGACATTTTCTTGATTCGGAAAGAAAGTCAATACATGATTTTGCTCTGCTGTTGGCAACAGACCAGATAGTGACGTCAGCTCCTTGAAGTTTATCTCATCATCCCCGTGACAGCCGGTTTAGATGGCCCAAAAGGCGTTCCCCCCGGGCATCCTCACTGAGAGAATATGGCCGCGGGTGAGGACACAGCTTGTTACGCGAGACGTATCTCCGAGCTGATGCAGCTTGGAGAATCAGAAAGGCTGCACCAGGAATACGAGAAGAACCTTCAGAATCATCGCTGGAGAAACAGTACTTGATAAGGGGAGAGAAATAAGGGTACGTATAAGAGATTGAAGACAACTTTTGAAGGTCGTGCTTCCTCCTGTTAATATGTTTGATGTAAATGTTTGATCGGTTTAAGGGCCAGCATTTGACACTGTAGTCCGATAGGTTATTGGGGAAAAATGAAACACTGGGTATGGAATATCAGTTCATATTGCATGTCACTGATGTatagtctagctcatattaataccATTACCAAGAGTATAAAGACTTTGACCAAGAATAGAGACAGACCCATCGCTATGGCCTATGATACCACGTCAAATACGTGACCAATTTCGATGTGGTTCGCGCTGCCTTGTCACGAAGGTTGGTTTGCGCTGCCTTGTCACGAAGGTTGGTTTGCGCTGCTTTGTCACGAAGGTTGTTTTCCATTGATTACCATGATGACAATGTAATCAATCATTTAGTAAAGTTCCACAGAAAAGTATTTCGgggaaaaacaaaacaataactTAATGTTGTGGTACACAGTAAGATATGATATTGGCTATGGTGTTTTTAAGATGACATCTTATAATAACCGGATTTGGATCTTTCTCGTAGGTCATCTTAAACATGTACAAAGAAAGGAAGAATGGCTGCGTCGACCTGTTTTACTGTGGACAGTGTCTGTCGGTGCTAATGGAAGTTCTTAACCTGGTAAGATGGAAATGATCTTTTCAGAACTTCGTGACGGTGTAGGCGGATATCACTATCTCGATAACGGCTCAATGCTGTGCATCCATATGCATAAAAACGAGAGTCTGACGGGTTTTTAACGGGATCTTGATTGAGTCGGCAAATTATACTTGGGGGAGGAATGAAGGCGGGTGATGTTACGAGAAATCGCAGGATTTCCCCGTTCAGCTGCTTAACAGATGTTACGGTCCCTCAGGGGTGGGATGGGGTTAGGATGAAACCAGGTGTTCCAAACTATTGCCCGGGGAAACGAGGGCATCAGAGtaatttaaaacaaaaaagAAATGAATATAAAATGGAGGCTTTCTTTCATTATTTCTTTGCAAAATTCTTTATAAAAAATGATTACTTAGCAAAACTCTGCCTCGGAAATGACATAGTGGCTCTCAATAGATTTGAACTCACTACTTCTTGGTCAGACGCCCAGCGCTCTTGAGACCACGTCACCGGCTTTTCCCGTTGCACAGGGCATAGGCCGTTGGTTCGAATCCCAAGACAGATGCTTCTCTGGCCTTTATACATGAAGAGTTCCCGTGTCTCTATATCAGTTACAGATGAGGTAAGCGCTACATATTGATATTAAACAGTCattgtgaagcgctttgatGCATCCGATGTATCAAAGTGAATTATAAAGGCCGTCGTATATACTCTATCGCTGTTTCAGGTTGGTGGCCTCTTCGGTGTTATTACCGGCGTGCTGATTCTCACGTGGCGGTGGATACCAGGCATTCAGGGAGCCTCAAGACTCCTCATGAGCTCAAAATACGTAAGCACTTCACCCGATTTATTCCCACTTTAATCGACTTGAGTAGTTTTTGTCTATGTCTTGATTTCAAACCAGTTGTTTGGAATGAAGGATTCTCTCATTGCTCATATTCCTTTTCAACTCATTAATTGTTTTTTTATATGTACGTGTACTTTTGGCCGTATCATTACCAACAAAATAATTTGAATGACAGTGCAATTTAGGGCATTCTGCAATCGTACCATAGTTGAGGGAGAGGTCATGATCGGTCTGGAGAATCGAATAAGAAAGAAAAGAGAGTATTGCCAAAGTGACGTCAATTTTCGCGCATGCCTTAGGGAAAATCAACACCGCCTATTTGTGGGATGCTGACACCCTTTTTGGTTTATTTGCAGACGGCGGTCTTGTTGCTGTTTGTCCGCGACTACAGGCTCTTTGCTGGTGTGATTGGCGTTGTGGAGATTGTTTTCGGACTCTTCTGCATAGTGTCTGCGTTGGTGTCCATTGTTGGAAGGCTTAAGGACTCCAAAAGGCTTCTGACCGCGGTAGGTGCAAACCTCCATTGATAACCCCAGTGATGTTCACCGCGAATACACTGGTAACGGTTACCAATGACAAGGCTCAGGAACTGCGGTGGCAGTCTCCAAGCATTGGCATTGGTAACGGCTGCAAAGGAAAGTACTGCAGCGTTTACTTCGCCGCAGTGAATAGTGCAAGTTCTCTAATTAAGAGATTAGGTAGGTTCATGTTTAGATAACTTGTAAATGAACTCCCCAACAACCATAACCCAGTTGCAAGTCAGCCACTTTTTATGACGACAGCAGCTGTTCTACATCTTCGTCAAGTGATAATCACCGTCTCAATGAAGCTATGTTCCTCAGTTTCCCTGCTTTTCGAACTTTACAGAGCGCCGTCTTGAAGACGATTATCGCCATTTTGCTTTGGGTAAGCGCCATTGCTGTGGTCATCAGCCAATCAGCGGTAAGTAAGTTATTCGGTTGCAGGAGAAATGGTCTCGCTGAAATTATATCAAACCACGACGACTAAAAACTGGTTTTGACCGCTTATTGGCAATGGAATTTCGACAGTGGGTTATTATAAGAAAAAGTCATATTTCTAACACGGTAACACGAAAGGAAGAGAGAAAACGTGTCTATGAATATCTATTTGTAAAATGCGTTGCCAAGATCGCGCATGGCTGTCATGTCGGTCGTCAATGTCATTAACTTCGTTACAGATCACCAGTGGcgttcgcagcacactgaagagTGGACTGCAGACCAATTATCTAGCATCTGCTCGCTCGGAGAACTCGATCTCGGCTACCTTCTCCGTGATACAGACCGAGGTTAGTTAGACAAGATCCCCAATGGACCAATCATGGGCCGATCAAGCTATCGCCAGTCGATCAGTCTCTGCTCCTTATGCCCAGCCAGCTTGATCAACTCCTGGTGTTACATTATAAAACCTCCACGTTTAGTTTTAACCTTAAAAACCCAGAAATCTTTCttaaatttttcagatttttcattttgtctCTCAAATGGTataaaaaattttagaaaaaaaacatggcagcCATTCTCAAATATGTTTTTCGTTTCCAGTTCCATTGTTGTGGAGTAGACGGGTGGACTGATTACCATGGCTTCCAATCAAATGGTGGAGGAGCTGTGAAAGCATTGAAGGCCATTAGGCTCGAGGAGCGCGATGTAAAGAGGTTGGAGGCCGTGTTGCCCACGACGGCTGTGCAGACGTCACAAGCCAAGAGGTCTGCAAAGGGTAAAGGGAAGGTGAAAGTCTTGAGGCCCGCGGAAGGTGCAACGGTAGTAAAGAGCGTTGGGCCTGTACATTTTGTCCGCCGGATGCCGTTGACCTGCTGCAAGGGGACGGGAAGCTATAGGTCGTTTCAAGCATTGGATAAGAGATGCACTACCAAGCCAACTGATACAAACTCTTACTGGAAAACCGTAAGTTCATCTTTCTGCTAGTAGGGGGCGAATTTGGTAGCGTTTCGAATAACAATCACCTCACAGGTATCAATTAACCTTAATGGTGACCATTGTTTTCTTTTCACTTCCAGGGCTGCTTGGATAAGATCCGGGCATCCTTCACCCCCTACTATATCTTCATGGTGGTCTCCTTCATTGGTCTACTGTTGATGAGCGTGAGTATAATGTTCTATCTTCCATTCCAGAGATACCCTGAATGGCAAGTCAATCATGTACAAAGTAGTACTCCTTTGAATCAGAGCCGCGGTCGGCAGAAAATAGAACAAAATATCCAGATTTGTATCCGGTTCACATGCGCATAATATACTTTGCCACAGTATTCAGtcatgcgcatgcgtaaccggatacagaatctggaaattttgttccaatGTTTTGCTCTGGTCGACGCCTACACAGCGTTCTTTATTGGATTTCTAAGGGTAATTTGGCCTCTTCACGCgcctgtgttggcagagagagtaTCTTCGATATGCCTGGAGAATGGTCCTCTGGCTCACCACATTTCTCTATACATTGCAGGTGATTAGCGTGTCTTTTTCTTGGGTCAGTGTGGCACGAGCGGGCAGGAGCGAATACGAAATAAAATAGCAGACTTCGCCAGCTGAGGCATGTCAGGAACCGATGTTACCAACAGCATGCGTCGAGACACATCTGTCTTTTTAGATTCGACTACAAATCCTCCCCTTACCATCTCTGTCACGAACTTGTACTCCAAGCTCTACGTTTTATCATATACTTAAATTCACTGATCCGACAGACATATGCGATGAAAGTAACAAGATTAATTATACCGTACTAGTAACAAGATTATAGCTAGGTGGCAGGTCAGAATGCAGGATAACCAACTGGTGTACTGTTAATCTCTCTGTCTTCTGGACATTGATGGTAGTTTACATGAATATTGAGAGAATCGTACTAGGTTAAGGTGAAACTAAAGTGACgccattttgccaatctaagaaacacCAGACCTAATCAAAAATCCTCAAAATGGTAAAAGCCTCCCGAGAGGACGTTGTCACTCTCTGCATGACCTCTGAACGACATCTTGTCTTAATGTTGGTGTTTGATAGAGTTCTGGTGCGCGtcagtttggcaaaatgaagTCATCTTAAGAACAGTTTTCATGGCGCTGACTGACCAGCGTGCCGTGTCGGCTTTCAAACGCAAGTGCGTAGTCATGGCAATACCGAGCGCAGTGAAAGTTAGTTCCCGCCATTACACTGCACCAGAGTCAATTCACATAGGGATTTAAATGATAAGACAATACAGCTTTAAAATATAATTGGAATCAGCAGTTACTGCAAGCTATCAATCACAAGGTGTTTTTATTGATGCTTGACCTACCATGACAATGTTTGTCGGTCACCCTTAAGCTTCGTCAATATGATTGGTAAACATTGTATGATGTATGGTCTTGGTTCATCGAATATCCTGAAGAAATCAAAAGTTCAAGTCAAGTTTGCTCTTGATTTACAGTCATAGATTGTGTACTGATGTACAGCAACTTTGACCAAGGAAGGGTGGATTGTCATGTGATTCTAGTCCACTTTGATAAGAACAGACACCGTGCTGTGTGAAGTACATCAATTCACCTCCTTGTTGGCATGGGTCCATCATTGAATGCCCACGACAATGCCCTCGCATATCTCTAACTGTACAAATACTGATTATTAAAAGCCTTCGGGATTTCACCAAAAAGCATTCAGCGCATGTCGTCGTGTTTTTCAATGTGACCataataggcaggtttagcAACCCTACGACTTACACAATACGAACTCCAATGTTGTCGAGACAGTCATTAGTCCTTTGCAGATTCCTTTAGGCTGCATTCCTGAATCATCTTTTATAACCAGTTCCACGAGAAACCGGAACAACATCTTTTAAAAAGACGTGGATAAAGTACATTTGCATTTGGTCGTTCTCAGCTGTTCGTAGGGATGCAGAACCTGCCTAACAAACGGCTTTAGAGCACACAAGAAAGTCGAGCAGTTCGAAAGTGTATAACATTTACATCCACCCCGCGGATCAGCGTATTGTATATTCTTGCACTTGTTCGAAATGCATCCATGGACTGTTTGATgattaaaattcaaaatttctgaCGACCATAGCGAACGTGGGCACTTGACCTTTAAAAATAGCTTGCCTGAGTATGAAATGCTTGCTCGTTCAGTCCAAGTGGCGGGCTTGGCGTCGGTGGGATGACCGAGGCCTACACGTACAGATAGAATGAGACGGGAAGCGGTGCGGGTGGACTTTGTGGATGGATTGACAAGATAACCATGGAAAGTAAGTAGTCACAAGAGTTTTCTTCGGTTAGGTTGGTTGTGTGAGGTTAGAAAATCTCATCCTTGGCAAACGGCTAGGCCTACTCAAACCAATGGGCTTGTTGCCCGGATAAACAAAAATAGCCGGCGGCTCTCGTTTTAGACTAATTTAACTCAACTAATTTATTTTATGTACGGAGGTGTTACGATTGTAACTATCGTACACTAATTTTCCGGTACATTATTATTGCAACTGGTCACTGGAAATTGATCCCGTACGGTAGAGTTCGGGGTTCCACCGACCGATTactttttcattcaaaattgATTTCCAAGTTTGGCCCAATTGCACTGATTTTCAATATCCAAGAAAGAAAATTCAAATTACCTTTCGGAAAGTCCACTTGAACCATTATGGAAAGGGGCATGAGGCAAGCTGCTTGCATGATATCCAGGTCCATATTCCTGCTGACGCCCTAGAttaatatcatatcatattctcGACAGTTGAGTGGCTCCATGTGAGAACACCTAATCAGTTAGACAAGCCATCGCTAGATTATTTTTTCGATTCAGCTCTGTATTTAGACTAGTCCACGGTAAATACTGCATGCCGAGAGCTGTCCGTACATCTCAAATAGTACGGAGTGTCGCCTATCAAAAGCATCTGTTGAGAAAGGCGCACCCCAATGTTCATTGCAGTTGTAGAAGTGCAACATTATAGTTTTCCTCTACACTGATGCCTAAACTGAAAGCCATGTATATCTGATATGAAGGATAGGGTAGCTTGTAGAATGTCCGTTGAGATCATCTTATATTCAAACAACTCTGAATGCAAATACTACATGAATACCTAGAGCTGTCTGTCTAACCAGTACTTGATGTATCGAACAATGGTCGGTACCAGACATTTTGATAAAAGTGAATAATACGCCCTTGAGTTTGGCACTTTACCAAAGAGCTGCATGAGATCTGCTGGCCGCTCTCTTCAAGGACCAGTGTACCAACCAGTTTGATAGTTTGTGATTGGGTCCTATTTTGAGAACATCGCCCAAGTGACTGAGGGGAACATAAATTTAGACGAGGCCTTTTAGAATCATGTGACACTTTACCAGTAGGCCGATcaagcttttttatttcacccGAAGTCCGGGTCCATCGGCTTGCGTCATTTCTGCACAACGCACCTTAATACCGAGAACCTGCGCAGGCCAATGAACCTACGTTTTGAGAATTGAGCGAAGGACAAAAGAATAGCTTGATCGCCCTACCACTGGTACATTGAGGATCCCCCTGGCTGTCTATTTCAAGTGAAAGGCCTGTTCCCACGCGAGAAGTCCGTTTGTCCGCAACCGCAGCCGACTCTTACGGACTTTGGCAACTCCCCGGCAGAGGTAGAAATTGGTTATAATTCTTTAGCTTATTACAAACAAACTAACTATAACAGCTGCCTCGGGAGTTTAGACTAGTTGACCTGCCCActctcatttctgttttccttttCAGTCACATTCCAAGACTACTTCTCCATCGCCCTTGGTTGTGCCGCCGGGGTGCTGGTGCTTCTCACGATTGTCACCCTCTTTGCGTGGTCCTGTCGCAAGAAGGGGAGAAAGGAGGCCAGGGAGGAGTTCCCACTCCATGCGATGGACATGCCCGGGTAGGTGGCCTGATAGACTGACTAGTTCTCCCATGAGATGGACATGCCCGGGTAGGTGGCCTGATAGACTGACTAGTTCTCCGTGGTCAACATGTTGATGAATGGATTTCTCAACTCTCTAGTATTCTTTGTATACTTGCTTGCCTTCACTTTTGGTACCGTCTGAATTCAGCTTTTTGAGTAAGTTGGAGGACCATGTCTGGAGAAGTAGGGTGATAGCCTTATGGGTGAGAGGACGGTCTTTCTGACATGACGGTGCCTTACCCCCTTTGTCAAGTGAAGTGCTCTGTACCGAAGAAGGTTATATTGGCTGTTGTGATGACCATAATGATGATCAGTGACTGTGATGACAAAATATGTGGCCGAATCCTTGGATCTGATTATTTAGCCGAAATTTCATctgtttttaaaattgatttgTCGTGTTTGCAGCTACCAAGGTCTCATGACGTCACACTCTTGGCAGGGTGGTGAGCCACAGCCAATGACGCACGTCCCTCCGCTACAAGTCGGGCTTGATCGGCCCTCCCATGGGTATCACTGCCAGCCTGAGGACACTCGAGGCCCGCCGATCATGCCTCCAAGCGAACACAGATCACCACAGCAACCTCGCGAAGGAAGGGAACGACAGGGCTCAAATGGAAGACCAAGACAAGCTGGGGACGATGACAAACAAAGAGGCAGGCGACCGAGATCCCGCGAGAGGAGGACGAGACCTCATGAGGAACCAGATATCGTTCTGGCGAGCAGGGCGAAGTCCCTGGAAAGACCTTCGAGTCTGTTTCGACCAATTAATGACCGGAACAACCGTCGCCTGCCTGACCCTCCGACTGCTCCGAGCGGTGGCGCTCCTGCTGGTCACGACATGCGGCGGGCATTTTCTGATAGGACGCTGGATGACCCCTCTGGTTACCGTGGTAACGAGACGCCTGTTAGCTGGCAGGAGAGGTTTATGGCGTGGAAAGTCAGTCAGCAGCAACTAGGGTAAGAAACGACACGGTCGGTCAGTGCCGAGGCGAAACATGGACGTGAGTGGTTGGGAGGACGGTCCCATGGACGTGAGTGGTTGGTAGGACGGTCCATGTAGTTGAATATTTGCTGCCAACACGCACCTTAACACTGTAAAAAATGTTTATGCGTCTGTGTTACATATACATTAAACCTGAATGCCTTGACACATACCTCGAACTTCGTTCATCTTCAATTAAGTATGCCCTTCCCTTTGCAGGCCCCCCGGCCCGCCTCCTCTCGATCCACGCGACTCGAGAAGACGAGGGCAGCGTCTGCCAGAATATCTCGCAGGATTACCTGCAGACGATGAGAGAAGGCTGAACGCGATCTCGTGAAGTTTGGTCCGGATTACCGTGACACAGGCAAGGCCGTTGAAATGATGTGATGGGCCAACACAAGGACAGTTATTAGTTTCTGTAATCACGAtgttcttgtacatgtatttcgcttTTTACATACGAGTTGTTTATATAATTGTGATGACGACATCAGCTTCACAAAGACTCACAAACTCTTGATAAATCCATGTTCAGGCACGGACCGAGTGCACTGCGTTGGCGGCCAATGGCATGAAATCACGTTGActtgacgtcatcacgttaCCTCCTCTGGTGATGTAGAAAGGGCGGTCGGCCACCTCTGACGCACAGGCGATAAATACTTGTGCCAGTATCAATGACATCCATCAGCGGACCCCGAGAACAGTTATGAACATGTGTGATAGCCAATAGGCCGTCATACTTACATAAACTTTACTCTTGGCAGCTCTTTTACGATTGCTTTTAGATAAGTGCATTGGTTTCGAATCCACCAAATCCAAATCTAATAAATTCATCAAATAACTTTATACTAGAATGGCGTTCGACTACCTCAGCCTCATGAGTCTACCCCGGGCAACCCACGGGACCGAGAATTTTTAATCAGCCGTAACGGCCCTTATCCATTTTACAGAAATACGTCGCTTCAACGTTGATCCGATCGCCGCGCCATCTCTAGCCAGAATTGATAACTGAAATATGTTGGAAAGTATATCAGTTCTTCAAGTTTAACAGAGATGCCGCGGCAATCGATTATACGGCGAACGCGCAAAATAATGAACTCTCACTCTCAGGTGCCGGGTTTAGGATGTAGGTATATGAGGAATCTGGGCAGCTCACTTAGGGAGGGCATTTGTTCAGTGAGGTGGCTTGatatgaccaatcagaagatgAACAAGGTTGTGACGTCGGTCCACAGGATAGCCTCTGATTTCTCCAGGCCCACACAAAACTAGACAGTAACAAAAATTTGTCATCGACCTCAAAATGCCAACCAGTTTATTCGTCGTCTGTTGCACAAGTTATCATCAGTATGATTCCGAttgtcacataggcctacatcacaAACAAAACGTCTTAGATGGCGTTCGAGTACCTCAGCCTCAGGAGTCTACCTGGGCAACCGACGGGAGTGAAAATTTTGGGCAGCCGTAACGGCCCTTATCCGATTTATATGAATACGTCGCTTCAACGTTGATCCGATCGCCGCGCCATCTCCAGGCAAACAGAAGAACTGAATCACTGCAGAAAGTATTTCAGTTCTTCAAATTTAACAGAGATGGCGCGGCGATCGATTATACAGCGAACGCGCAAAATAATGAACTCTCAGGTGCCGGGTTTAGGATGTATGTATCAGAGGAATCTGGGCACTTAGGGAGGGCATTTGTTAAGGGGTGGCTTGATATGACCAATCAGATGATGAACAAGGTTGTGACGTCGGTCCAAAGGATAGCCTCTGATTTCTCCAGGCCCACAAAACTAGACGATAACAAAAACTTGTCATCGACCTCAAAATGCCAATTTACCTAAATACGTCGCTTCAACGTTGATCCGATCGCCGCGCCATCTCCAGGCAGAAAGGGAGAACTGAAACACTGTAGAAAGTATTTCAGTTCTTCAAATTTAACAGAGATGGCGCGGCGATCGATTATACAGCGAACGCGCAAAATAATGAACTCTCAGGTgccggtgtaatatatgtgagtgtttcccgtgtgtgagtgtttcccctcattgtttgggaacgctcaaaaatagattgacaagtttttctgtgtatcccccctattgaaaagtcgtggtctctctagctgcctattgtttggaaacactgacacatggggaacaaccacagatgttacaccgggtttaCGATGTAGGTATCAGAGGAATCTGGGCACTTAGGGAGGGCATTTGTTCAGTGAGGTGGCTTGATATGACCAATCAGATGATGAACAAGGTTGTGAGGTTGGTCCAAAGGATAGCCTCTGATTCCTCGAGGCCCACAAAACTTGACGATAACAAAAACTTGTCATCGACCTCAAAAAGGTCAACATGCaaactttcaaatgaatttatttttgaaCAATTAGAGTACAGGTTATGTACACACACATAGACATGTACTCTTTTCCAAGTGACGATTC
Above is a genomic segment from Lineus longissimus chromosome 14, tnLinLong1.2, whole genome shotgun sequence containing:
- the LOC135498982 gene encoding uncharacterized protein LOC135498982; this translates as MEITFQDYFSIALGCAAGVLVLLTIVTLFAWSCRKKGRKEAREEFPLHAMDMPGYQGLMTSHSWQGGEPQPMTHVPPLQVGLDRPSHGYHCQPEDTRGPPIMPPSEHRSPQQPREGRERQGSNGRPRQAGDDDKQRGRRPRSRERRTRPHEEPDIVLASRAKSLERPSSLFRPINDRNNRRLPDPPTAPSGGAPAGHDMRRAFSDRTLDDPSGYRGNETPVSWQERFMAWKVSQQQLGPPGPPPLDPRDSRRRGQRLPEYLAGLPADDERRLNAIS
- the LOC135498981 gene encoding uncharacterized protein LOC135498981, coding for MKHWVILNMYKERKNGCVDLFYCGQCLSVLMEVLNLVGGLFGVITGVLILTWRWIPGIQGASRLLMSSKYTAVLLLFVRDYRLFAGVIGVVEIVFGLFCIVSALVSIVGRLKDSKRLLTASAVLKTIIAILLWVSAIAVVISQSAITSGVRSTLKSGLQTNYLASARSENSISATFSVIQTEFHCCGVDGWTDYHGFQSNGGGAVKALKAIRLEERDVKRLEAVLPTTAVQTSQAKRSAKGKGKVKVLRPAEGATVVKSVGPVHFVRRMPLTCCKGTGSYRSFQALDKRCTTKPTDTNSYWKTGCLDKIRASFTPYYIFMVVSFIGLLLMSVISVSFSWVSVARAGRSEYEIK